One part of the Rutidosis leptorrhynchoides isolate AG116_Rl617_1_P2 chromosome 1, CSIRO_AGI_Rlap_v1, whole genome shotgun sequence genome encodes these proteins:
- the LOC139852542 gene encoding uncharacterized protein, with protein MMLESGNEYSLVSTNSSNWSRSSSGRTTGELDENKFTCRFFINHQHKDSWRWSLSSNGRFAVKMVAGIIEDQLLPRSTGPIETLRNNLVPKIRDTRRSYGNLRSCPSSLGAGRFIGPRSGNRLARPVRIRVGSWNVGTLTGKRYELVETLRECKVDILCVQETRWKGRGAARINDYKLWFSGSRVARNGVGIIIGPAYNEYVVDVGRRSDRIMSVKLVIQEVTYTVICAYAPHAGRGDAEKRHFWESLDEVVRMCPPDHRLLIGGDLNGHIGTVVEGFVGVHGGFGYGARNEEGLSILEFAVAHDLAVVNSFFKKRDAQLATFHSGGHSTLIDYLLIRKGDLRTCGDCKVLTTLTCFSQHRLLVMDLALQRRATKSVRQVQPRILWKKLNGEKAETFRSSVVDRVDTELETVSNDDADQLWNCLASTIRVVAKDVLGVAVGSFRGYRAVRESWWFSDEVQSKVALKQRREAKKAIAQAKEKAYEDLYKKLDSKEGANDIYRIAKARERRRRDLDSIKFIKNDAGQTLVKEDAIRKRWEEYFSSLFVGGRPERHKDLQESDLEQSQDNMDHQRISQEEVRLALRKMGRNKSVGPDQIPIEAWRCLGDADSKVELNRKLELWRVALESNGLHISRQKTEYLSCDFDRNDVELGDGANICIGDQILHPQTSFRYLGSILHKSGRIDEDVSHRIKVGWVKWRAATGVLCDKKIPLKLKGKFYKVVIRPAMLYGSECCPMTKGLGCGLLVYGHICFLFFTLTIFFDTVLLSEA; from the exons ATGATGCTCGAATCAGGGAACGAATACAGTTTGGTGAGTACCAATAGTTCGAACTGGTCGAGATCTTCATCAGGACGTACAACGGGTGAGCTCGATGAGAACAAATTTACTTGCaggtttttcattaatcaccaacaCAAAGATTCTTGGAGATGGAGTTTGTCTTCAAATGGGCGGTTCGCTGTCAAAATGGTTGCTGGTATCATCGAAGATCAGCTTCTTCCACGCAGCACCGGGCCAATTGAAACACTGCGAAACAATTTGGTGCCAAAAATCAGAG ACACTAGACGTTCTTATGGTAACTTGAGGTCATGTCCTTCTAGCTTAGGGGCGGGTAGGTTTATAGGGCCTAGAAGCGGCAATAGGTTAGCGAGGCCGGTTAGGATTAGAGTGGGTAGTTGGAATGTGGGAACTTTGACCGGCAAGCGGTATGAACTTGTTGAGACTTTACGGGAATGCAAAGTGGACATTTTGTGCGTCCAAGAGACTAGATGGAAAGGTCGAGGGGCAGCTAGGATCAATGACTACAAGTTGTGGTTCTCGGGATCGAGAGTAGCTAGGAATGGGGTTGGAATAATTATTGGCCCAGCCTATAACGAGTATGTTGTGGATGTGGGTAGACGGAGCGACAGGATTATGTCGGTTAAGCTGGTAATTCAGGAGGTGACTTACACCGTCATTTGCGCCTACGCACCCCATGCGGGCCGTGGAGATGCTGAAAAGAGACATTTCTGGGAATCGTTAGACGAGGTCGTGAGGATGTGCCCCCCGGACCATCGATTACTAATTGGTGGAGATCTCAATGGTCATATAGGAACTGTTGTTGAGGGTTTTGTGGGAGTTCATGGGGGTTTTGGGTACGGAGCTAGAAATGAGGAAGGACTTTCTATTCTCGAATTTGCTGTTGCCCATGACTTGGCAGTTGTGAATTCGTTTTTCAAGAAGAGAGATGCTCAGTTAGCAACTTTTCATAGCGGGGGTCATAGTACCCTGATTGACTATTTGTTAATTCGCAAAGGGGATCTTAGGACTTGTGGAGATTGTAAGGTCCTGACTACCTTGACATGCTTCTCCCAACATAGATTGTTGGTCATGGATTTGGCTCTCCAGAGACGGGCCACCAAGAGTGTGAGACAAGTCCAACCTAGGATCTTGTGGAAGAAGTTGAACGGAGAGAAGGCTGAGACCTTTAGATCATCGGTTGTAGATAGAGTGGATACAGAATTGGAAACGGTATCCAATGATGACGCGGATCAGTTGTGGAACTGTCTGGCGTCCACCATTAGAGTAGTAGCAAAGGATGTCCTAGGTGTGGCCGTAGGTTCATTTAGAGGCTATAGGGCTGTTAGAGAATCATGGTGGTTCAGTGACGAGGTTCAAAGCAAAGTTGCGCTTAAGCAACGAAG agaagctaagaaggctATAGCTCAAGCAAAAGAAAAAGCTTATGAAGATCTGTATAAGAAACTTGACTCCAAAGAGGGAGCTAATGATATTTAcaggatagccaaagctagggagcgaagaCGTAGGGATCTTGATAGCATCAAGTTTATCAAAAATGATGCTGGTCAAACTTTAGTAAAGGAAGACGCAATTAGAAAAAGATGGGAAGAGTATTTCTCATCTCTCTTCGTGGGAGGAAGACCAGAGCGCCATAAGGACTTACAAGAATCAGATTTAGAACAATCCCAGGACAACATGGATCACCAGAGGATTAGCCAAGAGGAAGTAAGATTGGCACTACGAAAAATGGGGAGAAATAAATCAGTGGGACCGGATCAGATTCCTATTGAGGCGTGGCGATGCCTTGGCGACGCTG ATTCTAAGGTGGAGCTTAATAGAAAACTAGAGCTATGGAGGGTGGCCTTAGAAAGTAATGGCCTGCATattagtagacaaaagacggaatatcttagtTGCGATTTTGATAGGAATGATGTTGAACTAGGTGATGGAGCGAACATATGCATTGGTGACCAGATCTTGCATCCACAGACTTCGTTTAGATACCTAGGCTCGATACTTCACAAGTCAGGGAGGATAGATGAAGACGTGTCGCACCGTATTAAAGTAGGGTGggtgaagtggagagcagcgactgGAGTCTTATGCGATAAGAAGATCCCCCTAAAGCTGAAAGGAAAATTCTACAAGGTGGtaattagacctgccatgttataTGGATCAGAGTGTTGTCCAATGACGAAG GGATTAGGTTGTG GGTTGCTTGTTTACGGCCATATATGTTTTTTGTTTTTTACTCTTACTATTTTTTTTGACACGGTTCTGTTAAGCGAGgcttag
- the LOC139894489 gene encoding phosphoenolpyruvate carboxylase 1 — MANRNLEKLASIDAQLRLLVPGKVSEDDKLIEYDALLLDKFLDILQDLHGEDLKETVQECYELSAEYEGKRDPKKLEELGNVLTSLDPGDSIVIAKAFSHMLNLANLAEEVQIAYRRRIKLKKGDFADEANATTESDIEETFKKLVHQLKKSPEEVFDALKNQTVDLVLTAHPTQSVRRSLLQKHGRIRDCLAQLYAKDITPDDKQELDEALHREIQAAFRTDEIKRTPPTPQDEMRAGMSYFHETIWKGVPKFLRRVDTALKNIGINERVPYSSPLIQFSSWMGGDRDGNPRVTPEVTRDVCLLARMMAANMYFSQIEDLMFEMSMWRCTDELRVRAEELYRTERRDVKHYIEFWKQVPPTEPYRVILGDVRDKLYNTRERSRHLLAHEKSDIPEDAVYTNLEQFLEPLELCYRSLCACGDRVIADGSLLDFLRQVSTFGLSLVKLDIRQESDRHTDVLDAITQHLEIGSFREWSEEKRQEWLLAELSGKRPLFGDDLPKTDEIKDVLDTFSVLAELPSDCFGAYIISMATSASDVLAVELLQRECHVKKPLRVVPLFEKLADLEEAPAAMARLFSIEWYTKRINGKQEVMIGYSDSGKDAGRFTAAWQLYKAQEDLIKVAKEFGIKLVMFHGRGGTVGRGGGPTHLAILSQPPETIHGSLRVTVQGEVIEQSFGEEHLCFRTLQRFCAATLEHGMNPPISPRPEWRALMDEIAVHATEQYRSIVFQEPRFVEYFRLATPELEYGRMNIGSRPAKRKPSGGIESLRAIPWIFAWTQTRFHLPVWLGFGAAFKHAIKKDSKNLQVLQEMYKTWPFFRVTIDLVEMVFAKGDPGIAALNDKLLVSEDLWSFGESLRANYEETKDYLLKIAGHKDLLEGDPYLKQRLRLRDSYITTLNVCQAYTLKRIRDPNYHVTLRPHISKEYAEPSKPADELIQLNTTSEYAPGLEDTLILTMKGIAAGMQNTG; from the exons ATGGCTAATAGGAATTTGGAGAAATTGGCATCCATTGATGCTCAGTTGAGGCTTTTGGTTCCTGGCAAAGTATCCGAGGATGATAAACTTATCGAATACGATGCTTTGCTTTTAGATAAATTCCTTGATATCCTTCAGGATTTACACGGTGAAGATCTTAAAGAAACG GTTCAAGAATGCTATGAATTATCTGCTGAATATGAAGGAAAGCGTGATCCGAAAAAGCTTGAAGAGCTTGGCAATGTGTTAACAAGTTTGGATCCAGGGGATTCAATTGTCATTGCAAAAGCATTTTCTCACATGCTTAACTTGGCTAATTTGGCTGAAGAGGTTCAGATTGCTTACCGACGTAGGATCAAGTTAAAGAAGGGTGATTTTGCTGATGAAGCTAATGCAACAACTGAATCTGATATTGAAGAGACTTTTAAGAAACTTGTGCATCAGCTTAAGAAATCACCTGAAGAGGTTTTTGATGCACTGAAGAATCAAACAGTTGATTTGGTTTTGACTGCTCATCCGACTCAATCCGTCCGTAGATCTTTGCTTCAGAAGCATGGAAG GATTCGAGACTGCCTTGCTCAGTTGTATGCCAAAGATATCACCCCTGATGATAAGCAGGAATTGGATGAGGCTTTACATAGAGAA ATTCAAGCTGCTTTTCGTACGGATGAGATCAAGAGGACTCCTCCGACCCCACAAGATGAAATGAGAGCGGGAATGAGTTACTTTCATGAAACAATCTGGAAGGGGGTTCCGAAATTCTTACGTCGTGTTGATACGGCTCTTAAGAATATTGGAATCAATGAACGTGTTCCGTACAGTTCCCCTCTTATTCAATTTTCTTCCTGGATGGGTGGTGATCGTGATG GAAACCCTAGGGTAACTCCTGAGGTGACAAGGGATGTTTGCCTGCTTGCCCGAATGATGGCTGCAAACATGTACTTCTCGCAGATAGAGGATTTAATGTTTGAG ATGTCCATGTGGCGTTGTACTGATGAACTTCGTGTTCGAGCAGAGGAGCTATATAGAACAGAAAGGAGAGATGTGAAGCATTACATAG AGTTCTGGAAACAGGTCCCACCCACCGAACCTTACCGTGTGATTCTTGGAGATGTAAGGGATAAATTATATAATACACGTGAACGATCTCGCCATCTTTTAGCCCACGAGAAATCAGACATTCCCGAAGACGCGGTTTATACAAATCTTGAACAG TTTTTGGAACCTCTTGAACTATGCTACCGATCTTTATGTGCTTGTGGGGACCGTGTGATTGCTGACGGAAGCCTTCTTGATTTTCTAAGACAAGTGTCAACATTCGGACTCTCACTTGTAAAACTCGACATACGTCAAGAATCCGATCGCCACACGGACGTCCTCGATGCCATCACTCAACATCTCGAAATAGGGTCCTTCCGTGAGTGGTCAGAGGAGAAACGTCAAGAATGGCTTCTAGCCGAACTCAGTGGAAAACGACCTTTGTTTGGTGACGATCTCCCCAAAACAGACGAAATCAAGGACGTTTTGGATACATTCAGTGTACTAGCCGAACTCCCATCTGACTGTTTCGGTGCTTACATAATCTCAATGGCCACGTCAGCATCCGATGTTCTTGCTGTTGAGTTACTCCAACGTGAATGCCATGTCAAAAAGCCTTTACGCGTGGTCCCACTTTTTGAAAAACTTGCAGATCTTGAAGAAGCCCCGGCAGCGATGGCCCGCCTTTTCTCAATCGAATGGTACACGAAACGGATCAATGGAAAACAAGAAGTTATGATCGGGTACTCTGATTCAGGTAAAGATGCGGGTCGGTTTACTGCTGCATGGCAGCTTTACAAAGCCCAAGAAGACCTTATTAAGGTTGCAAAAGAGTTTGGAATTAAGCTTGTCATGTTCCATGGACGTGGTGGGACCGTCGGTAGGGGCGGTGGCCCCACCCATCTTGCTATCTTGTCTCAACCACCAGAGACCATTCACGGGTCTCTTAGAGTCACGGTTCAAGGAGAGGTTATAGAACAATCGTTCGGTGAGGAACATTTGTGCTTTAGAACACTTCAAAGGTTTTGTGCTGCTACACTTGAGCACGGTATGAACCCGCCCATTTCACCACGACCAGAGTGGCGTGCACTTATGGATGAGATCGCGGTTCATGCAACCGAGCAGTATCGGTCTATTGTATTCCAGGAGCCACGTTTTGTGGAGTATTTCCGCCTT GCTACACCAGAACTGGAGTATGGACGTATGAATATCGGAAGTCGGCCAGCGAAAAGAAAACCAAGTGGAGGGATAGAATCACTTCGAGCTATTCCATGGATTTTTGCATGGACTCAGACCCGGTTTCATCTCCCGGTTTGGCTCGGGTTCGGGGCGGCGTTTAAGCATGCAATTAAAAAGGACAGCAAGAATCTTCAAGTGCTACAAGAAATGTACAAAACCTGGCCTTTCTTTAGGGTTACTATTGATCTAGTTGAAATGGTGTTTGCTAAAGGTGACCCGGGTATTGCTGCCTTGAATGATAAGCTACTTGTATCTGAAGATCTATGGTCGTTTGGTGAATCGTTGAGGGCTAACTATGAAGAGACCAAAGATTATCTTCTAAAG ATTGCTGGACATAAGGACCTTCTTGAGGGTGATCCCTACTTGAAACAGAGACTTCGTCTACGTGATTCATACATCACAACCTTGAACGTGTGCCAAGCGTATACCCTAAAACGGATCCGTGATCCAAACTATCATGTCACATTGAGGCCACACATTTCCAAAGAGTATGCAGAGCCAAGCAAACCAGCTGATGAATTGATCCAACTGAACACAACAAGCGAGTACGCACCAGGTTTGGAGGACACCCTCATCCTGACCATGAAGGGTATTGCTGCTGGAATGCAGAACACCGGTTAA